One segment of Solanum stenotomum isolate F172 chromosome 1, ASM1918654v1, whole genome shotgun sequence DNA contains the following:
- the LOC125853911 gene encoding polyadenylate-binding protein RBP47 yields MNGGDLNQQQQQQQQQQQQQQQWVAMQQYQQQWMAMQYPAAAMAMQQQMMYGQQYMPYYHQQQQQQKMQQPPTQIQNSSEDNKTIWIGDLQQWMDENYLHSCFSHAGEVISVKIIRNKQTGQSERYGFVEFNTHAAAEKVLQSYNGTMMPNAEQPFRLNWAAFSAGEKRAETGSDFSIFVGDLASDVTDTMLRDTFTSRFPSVKGAKVVVDANTGHSKGYGFVRFGDESERSRAMTEMNGIYCSSRPMRVGVATPKKPSAQQQFSSQAVILSGGYASNGSATHGSQPDGDSSNTTIFVGGLDSDVTDEELRQSFTQFGEVVSVKIPAGKGCGFVQFSDRSSAQEAIQKLSGAIIGKQAVRLSWGRSPANKQMRTDSGNGGGYYGRQNYGGYGYGASQNQDSGMYAAGAASNGYGNQQPVS; encoded by the exons ATGAACGGTGGAGATTTGAATCAGCAGCAACAACAGCaacagcagcaacaacaacagcaGCAACAGTGGGTGGCGATGCAGCAGTATCAGCAACAATGGATGGCGATGCAGTATCCAGCAGCAGCAATGGCTATGCAGCAACAGATGATGTATGGTCAGCAATACATGCCTTACTACCATCAACAGCAACAGCAGCAGAAGATGCAGCAGCCGCCGACTCAGATTCAGAACTCATCTGAAGATAACAAAACGATCTGGATTGGTGATCTTCAACAGTGGATGGATGAGAATTATCTTCATTCATGCTTTTCTCATGCTGGCGAG GTTATTTCTGTGAAAATTATTCGAAACAAGCAAACTGGTCAATCAGAGCGTTACGGATTTGTTGAGTTCAATACTCATGCAGCAGCGGAAAAAGTGCTACAGAGCTACAATGGCACAATGATGCCAAATGCTGAGCAACCTTTCCGCTTAAATTGGGCAGCCTTTAGCGCTGGTGAAAAGCGTGCAGAAACTGGTTCtgatttctcaatttttgtAGGTGATTTGGCTTCTGATGTTACTGACACAATGTTACGTGACACATTCACTAGTAGATTTCCATCTGTTAAAGGTGCAAAAGTAGTAGTAGATGCAAACACAGGCCACTCAAAAGGCTATGGCTTTGTAAGGTTTGGTGATGAAAGCGAGAGGTCTCGGGCGATGACTGAAATGAATGGTATATATTGTTCCAGCAGGCCCATGCGTGTTGGTGTTGCTACCCCAAAGAAACCATCAGCACAACAACAATTTTCTTCTCAGG CTGTGATATTATCTGGTGGATATGCATCAAATGGTTCTGCGACCCATGGATCCCAGCCTGATGGTGATTCATCAAACACGACA ATTTTTGTTGGAGGACTTGATTCTGATGTCACTGACGAGGAACTGAGGCAGTCCTTTACTCAGTTTGGGGAAGTGGTCTCTGTGAAAATACCTGCCGGAAAAGGATGTGGTTTTGTACAATTTTCTGACAG GAGCTCTGCTCAGGAGGCGATACAAAAATTAAGTGGGGCTATAATTGGAAAGCAGGCAGTTCGTCTTTCCTGGGGGCGAAGTCCAGCAAACAAGCAG ATGAGAACTGATTCTGGTAATGGGGGCGGCTATTATGGAAGGCAAAATTATGGAGGATATGGATACGGCGCATCACAAAATCAGGATTCTGGCATGTATGCTGCTGGAGCAGCCTCAAATGGCTACGGGAATCAGCAGCCTGTTAGCTAA